The Mytilus galloprovincialis chromosome 3, xbMytGall1.hap1.1, whole genome shotgun sequence genomic interval AATTcattatatatactagtttagataaaaatgtgtgaacaaaataaacattataaacgacatcttctgttttatatgtCTATGGAAAAGCCTGTTGATGATGCATGCACAGGCTCGTAATATTGCATTGTGGAATTGATATAGCGTTTTATATgttatgtttatattgtttttacaGACGTGTCAGTTAATGTACCAGAATTTGGACAAATTTTTGTCGATATAGCCTATGGTGGTGGTTTCTATGCTATTGTTCCTTCTTCACAGTTTAATTTGGAAAATGATTGTTCTTCGGCCAAGATGAAAGAGGTTTCAGGAAAGTTATTATGTAATTGTTGTTGTCAACttagaaatttttaaaaatttgcaaaatattaTAGACGATGTCAACAGTAATAAGGATGAGAATGGCCCATGATTCGTGCAATACTATTCCGGTCGTATTATTGGATATTCATAAAAGAGTCTGTCGTTATGAACTAACatgaattgtttttgtttaactcTCCGCATATTGACTcttcaatttatattttcatgCAATCGATTGTAATACTTTGAAATATATACATCACAATTTTGTAATCGTAAACCTTCATTGCTTCAAATTAtttgtgaactttttttttaaactagatgttTCAGTTTTAAACGAATACCCTGCTTGCAAAAGTAGGTCAACCAGCACTATTGAAACTCGATCTTGTAGTCACcatatcaatatattaaaaaattaatcATCGACAAACGTCTATTAAACGAAATGCAActcaaatcaaatttgaaaatacGCGAATATACAAAACTTCAGCTCAAAAACGACAGATCTTAAAAAGTAAACCTTTGAACCAGTACATTACATGAACGTCCAATGACTATAATTCTGCCAGAGTTCAGACAGTCATAACTAAGCACTTTGATTATAGGTCTCATTATACCCTAGTTCACGTATTGTACTTTAATGATGTCAAAATATGTAGGCATCGTGAAAAAAAGATTGATTTTAAATAGCCAAAATGGTCGAACATCGGTAAAATTGTATGGCCCGTACAATGACAAAGTCACAAAAATGTACAACTTATTTTGTATTGTGATTGATTTCAGGCGAGCTGAGAACCCATTATAAAGTGATACACCCAGAAAATAGTGATGCAAACATTTCGTATATATATGGAATTATTGTCACTGATGGGAAAGATGGACACAACGAAGAAGTAACGACCAACTTTACCTTATATGCAGATAATGCGGTATATTACTCATAATTAAATAATAATCGTGTTTTCTAAATTTTAGTTTTCATAATGCCTTTCGTTCTTTGATTAtatggccttttaaacttttttttttactgataagaattttgtagacgaaatacgcgtcttttaatccttgtatctatgatgaggtaTTTTGTTCATACTCCGTGTAGTACTGGAATTTAATATTGAATGTTCGAATGTACTCATTATAGCATAATTCAATGCATGTAACTAAATGTAAATATAGGAAAATAGAAGATTATATGTCCTCTCTAATTGAAAAACTAGTAAACTCCtccaaaactttcaaaattatatcaattatattgattaattaacaGGTAAATATAATCCGACACTAAAGTTTATACTTTTGATGTTACTATAATGTCATTCGTCTGTcgaaatttatatatttaccgAAAATGGCAAGTTCGTGCAAAGATTTTATGTCCAGATAAACATAGCAACAGCGTTACCCAAAATGATTTGTTTACACatattaacatttttgtaaatttcttttattAGACAATTTTGTTAGGGTAAAGCTGTTGCTCATATCTATTGATTTTTCACAAGATCTCAAAATGAGGCTATTTTGGCAGTTTTTGTTGCATCGCAATGACTGTAAGAATTCTCAAGCCCTTATGCCAATGTCCGACAAACTAATGTCTTACGAACTTCTGAAAATAAATACAACTGTGTTTTTCGCATAGTTGcagaaaaatataatgatttcGTTGAATCGTTGGAAATAGATATATCAAGCTAACAAAACCTAAAACACAATGTAATTTGATTTATATAGGTGGGACGGGCACCATGTGGGTCAGGATCATGTGCTAGGATAGCTCAACAGTACGGTAGAGGACTGATAAAGCTAGACCAAACAAGGGTATTTGAAAGTAGAACTGGAGGCAAATACAGAGCGACACCTGTAAAAGCAGTGAAATGTGAACACTTTGATGCTGTCGTGGTAGAGGTGTCAGGCAATGGACACTACACTGGAACTTCTTCATTTTCACTGGAGGAAGACGATGAAATAGGAAAAGGATTTTTtatgtcataaaaaaaatatcctatgtAATGAATGTTGCtttgcaattaaacttttttaattattagCTGTATCATACTAGCTTTGCTTTGTTATTATCATGCTATTTGCAACTAACATTTGCCATTAGTTAAAGCGACTTCTGTTGATGTCATTTGGCATAAGGCTACATTGGATATCGGTCCGATGACAGACGTGTTACATCGGAAAATCTTTATCTGCCTGTTCCAATCAGGGAGTCTGTAGTTGAtagtaaaataccaaaaatatcgaactccaaggaaaattcaaaacggaaagagcctcctatcaaattgcaaaatcaaaagctcaaccacattaaacgaatggaaaacaactgtcatattcctgacttgatacagacattttcttatgtagatgtGGTGGATTaaccctggttttatagctagctaaacctttcacttgtatgacagtcgcagacAATGCCATTatgttgacaacaatgtgtgatcAAAACGAACATAGTAGGTAGTTCAGTGATTGCCGTTtgttgctgtttgtcatatttaATTTTCGTTTAAAGTTGTTAGCTTATATCAGGCCGTGATAATTTCTTTTgagtttttttcacaatttgttatcAAGCAACCTTTTACATCTCACAGTGAGATGACGTTGTAAACATCCATTTGCTTTGGTCCATTTGCATATTTTTCATACTGTTCAtgtacaattatttattttaatctatttttttttatctaatttgaGCATTTAGATTATTTTTAGTGTACCTAGAAAGGCGTCTGACTTTGATATCTAGTGATGCATGTCACTCCTATGAAAAgcatttaaagcaagacaatttCATATgccttacatatatatatttgatactgGAATTTATTTTAAGGCCAcaagaactataaaaaaaaaatcaatacgaAGGGgaataaatatgaataattttaccTTTTTCAAACCTACTGTCAAATTAGCGTATTTTTGAGTGCTTGTTCTATCCACTGGTCAACACAATTTAATTAGCCAAAAGAAATGGTAAAAATAAGAACCTAATTGAAAACAGTAGTGAATTGATCATTATTTTattactgttttatttattttcaatttactttaaatataatttcaacaGCCTACACACCCCAAGGGTGCcgggggtatagaaatatggtcagtTGGTTCTCTCCAGACCGGCAGTAAAAcacttgccgaagtggggcgtccgtttggctgtacggaatgtatcaagttcgcagtcacgtccggtcaaaagggggacgttaaattcgatgcctcgtgtaaagagagtatcacgctctttgcacgttaggaacccttgcaacaactctttgaggggtctataagtggcctgttgcaaggcaaaatttctgtctctattcaatataccctcattttccagtggcagttcaaatttccccgaccatcatcctctaTTATAACTACCTACCTATTGTgcttattgttaacttgttctcgtcctgaatatgcatgaaatatttgccactggacgttaagcaaccaacaatcaatcaatcaacagcCTACAACCAAAGAATTAATATACTAGTACATTTTATATCTGCCATGCAAATATATCTATCGATTTCTTTTGAATTTAGTGATCATTGTCTACTATTGTTTCGGTTAAGAAATCAATATATGGATTCGTTTAAAGATTTGGACATATACTTATACATGTCTATCgtttaaaattatttgactggTCTTAAAAAAGACAAGGACATCATCTATAAAATATACAGATGGGTCTCTATATAAACACTTTCATTTGAATCGAAATCTAACCATTTAAGGAGCCAGTCACATTTATAGGAAAACCCTTTGATAGGTTAATACAGCATCTGGTAGTTTTCAGACATTCTTTTAACTtttctaaatttttgttttaacgttttgaaatctaactttgaaaTTCATTTGttattcaatttaatttctaatatttgaaatttagatTTCCAGAAATTACTTCATAAACTTCCTAAATGGAGAAGCAGCAAATGTTAATTTCAGAGAATTTGATCAGACTCGGACAGAGATTGAAACCCATAATCACATAATATCGAGACGAACTAGATGCATTTAATGCacaatgatttttcatttttcacataaatgttgaaatttgaataaatattatgCAATCGATTGTGCCTTTAAAAATCATATTAACGGTTATATTTCAGAATTATAAAAGTATAACACTGTCTTTCGTTTATTTAACGTAGTAACCTGATTGTAATAAAATACAATTcaatatttgattgattgttggttgcttaacgtccagtggcaaatatttcatgcatattcaggacgattcAATATTTGAGAATATATTCAAACGTAAAAACCATCAATGCAACGGTATACAATGTAAGAACTGTATGTTATGAAGCAAATAACACAATACCATTTACGGTACCAATTTGACTAATCCAGGTGTGCATTTCGCAAGTAATATCTCTTTAGTAATACCGATGagtaaatatatgaaatttaaaaattcacaCTAGGTGTGTACCATAAAAGCcgaatatatatttgtattgttccCTTGACCTAACAATGATTAAGCAGATAGCATGAAATGACTTTTGACCTACAAAAACTGAAACTCATAACGTAATCAATATTACAGGCATAATTATGAAAAATTAATCCTGCTCAATGAAAATGAGATAGAAGTTAGGTGGACCCTGTCAGTTGGACAAATTTACATTAATctacattttttctaaaaaataaatatagttgaACTATGAATTATATCAAATGACAAACATACCTAAACTTTCAAAAGAATTACAGCAATCGATAATCAATGAATCATTAATATTATGTCAAGGCCAAGCGAATCTTACATATACATTTTCTCATGGAATCATTTTTTCCTAGCCTTTTAactgatattattttcatttaagaaCTTTGCTgtgcatttttgttttaaattattgatttttttttgtaccaatCTTGTTACACAAGGTATTTTGTTGGTTTCTAGAAACATATTTCACTGACCTACACCGAGTTTGATAGCCTTATGAAACAGGCACATATAAATTAAATCAACCTAGTATTTGAAGAAGCGACACAAACCAATCACCAGTGAGCACAGACATTATAGACCGCTTTCATTTTGCActgaaaacttttgaaattttgcaTCGTATTaagcaaaataaaacattaaggtaatttttattttgaataagttATCTCCTTTTGTCCATTATTGTAGGTATAACACATATAGTCATATGCTATGCATTAGTTtctgcaactttttttttaaattcttgataAAGTCGCTTTCTTTATATGTTCAAATGCATGTATTGTATTGCAATTATATCAACATCATTTCGCAAATTTGATATCTGACTATATATCATTAATAAATTGATTGAAATTGCCATGGATACCCCGATTTCTTTTTGTCCATGgaattatgagttttgaacagcggtattctactgttgcttttatttatatgATCTGAAGAATATAAACCTCACTGCGTATATTTGGAGTATTAACAAACAGTAGTAGATGAGATGACTATAATAAAGCAGAGTATAGGAATCTGAAGAGAAAAAAAGCTCTCATTCCTTTCGAAATGAATGCATAGCTTTAGAGGCACCAAATACATAGTTCTATTCATGTTCTAGCACTGGGTCCATACTGCTGCTGGTGGTGTTAAGTCCACGGGTTTTTCATCAGTTCAGTACTCAAGTCATTCTGCACTCACTTGACTAATAACATACTGGTCttaaattttgatttgataaatttcgAAATTATTAGGAATCTTAGGTTCTTACTCCCTAAAGTTAAGTTAACACAGTGAACTTGGCTATTCTTATTCGTGTACCTCCTGGTCATATAACTTGTCATGTTTTCAAGTAGTTATACATCCTTTGATTCCAATTTTTGGGGTTTAAGCATTCTGGAAGATTGTAAACCCAAAGAGTGATTCAGACGCACAAAAAGTGGTATTTTCATTTGGTATCAAAGGTGACTTGCCATCAGCAAAATTTGACAAAGGCCACAGAAAAAGGATGTCAATACCAACAgaacaaacaaacatatatatatattaaatattctcATATCTTCCTAATACTCAAATTGACTTTTTGTTTAAAGCATGTTATTTTCATCCTTGAAAAAAACAGCTTCCTTCCATTTCCATCAAtcattattttcacatttttgtcaATGGCCACAATTTCAATACTGAATGCACACAAATTTTTTTGAATCAACAATTTCAAAGTAAATGCCAGTGTTTTGAAAAAAGTCCGTTTGCAGATTTCATGCAACCAATTTTAATGTGGGTTTAAGCTGTCATTTTGCAAagaaaaattttatatttatatctaacAGCGATAGTACAAGTTACCAACTGGTTGACTCCCTTTAAATATAGGACCTACTAATTGTGACTCCCTGTTTATTGTGTTTCCTTCCTGAGTGtgtatgaataaactcatcatagatactaggactaaattttgtatatacgccagacgcgtttcgtcttcataagactcatcagtgacgctcgaattcaaaaaagttaaaaagaccaaataaagtacgaagttaaagagcattgatgaccaaaattcctaaaagttttgccaaattcagctaaggtaatctataaatTAACACCAGAAATTATGCAAACCAAAGTTAATCACTCCATTCGACTtaggaatattttatttttaagcatGATATAGGAGACGCTTACTATGTAAACCCACCCAACCTTGCTTCTTTTTCATTTCATGTACTTTCTTTGATTTTTCGGTGTTACCTCGATTTGCCTCTTCCTAATGAATTTACGATATTTTATCATCAGTCAAGTATGGTCTCTTTAATTTATCATAATGTTTACTGATAATATTCTGCGAAGAAATGGGTTTTACAAACACGTTAATTCTTCACTGTGCATTCAGgaataaataaaactataatGTATAACACACAAgattttattacataaatattTGCATTGATAAACCGGTGTCTTATAATCACCCAAAAAAAGCTTGAAAAGTATGACACTTTTCAAACGAGCCTTGACATCTAGCTTTAAATAAATTAAGAACACAGCAGACACTAAATTCATATATACAAAGAAATCAAAGTCTATGCAacacttaaaacatttaatcaaaaACTATTGCATAATTCTtgtcaatttcaatttttatttatgttcaacTCCCCTAACCGAATTCGCCATGTCATTTCACTATAAATAGTTTCCAGAACAGAAACCATTTTAAAGAGGTAGACCTAATTTTTCATGCTGTGGTTGATTGAAGTACCCTTCAAGACATATGAGGTTCTGAATGGGTTTGTATATAAACACTTTTGTTTTAATCGAAATCTATATACTTGTATCTAAATGACATgtcaaatttatgaaaacaattttaGGGGAATCCTTTGTTAGGTTGATACAGCATCTGGGCAGTTTCCATACATTCTTTTAACTTTCTGAACTTTTGTTTTAACATCTTGAAATATATTCATTTGTTATTCAATTTGATTATCAATATGATTACCAATATCTAAAACTTAAATTTTGAGAAATTCATTCATAAACGTCCTAAACGGAGAAGCAGCAAATATGACTTTCACGAAATTTGATCAGACTCGGACGGAGATTGAAACTATAATCATATAAGATCGAGACGAGCTAGATACTATTATATcaccaaaaaattcaaaatataatttatttattcaacATTTCATGCACAAtggtttttcattttcatataacacttgttatttaaattatattatgCAATGGAGTGTGCCTTTAAAGGTAATAGTTGTATTTCAGAATAATAAAAGAATACCActgtcgttcatttttttaacgtACTAACCTGGATGTAGTAAATAGACTCATTATAGATACCTGGATTACAGGGTTAAAATTGTGTAGGAAGCAAGCGTTTCGCTtacaataacataaacggtaccattttttttctgcaaaagACTCACCAATGACAGAAGATGTCTTTGTTGTCATTAAAATTGAAACGATAGAATTGCAAATTTACTAAGTGGGtgcatccgaagcgcttttctgttTTTTGTCATCACCAGGAATGCtaaaaatcaacaattttgaAAGCCAGGGATGtataattacttttaaataattgaaaaactttaatttatgaccaaaacagaccaaaacagataGCCAAGTATACCTAAAGTCAACTGAGAGTGTTGGAATctaagtttcttaataattttaaatcCATTGTGATATATAATTAAGCGTCTATATCAATAAAATCCAAACATATAAGTACCTGTTCAGAAACAGAAGCTAGAAATTTCtcgtaaaaaaataacaaaaaaaatgttataagatATGTTTGCATGGCATATTTTAAATGTACTTTACTTGAAAAGAGAAATTGTAtgtaaattgaaaatcaaatcaaatacttATTTGGCTTGAACCTTAGATCATTCGATTACCGTAGTGTATAACCATCGATTTTGGTTCCATATGTTTGAGCAGGCAATTGATTGGATATTAAGTTTTacgaatttctttaaatttgaaattccTTATACTCACATGAATCATATGCAGGTTTGCAAAATGTGTTACGCAGTGATGTAAAATTAATCAAATTTATTCACCGATCTCTAGAGTTATTGTGTTCTTGCACCactgaaataatttacattacatATGCATTATGTTAACTACTTGAAAACAGTCATGCTTATACTCACATGAATCCTGTTCATGTGAAAATCATGCACCATTACGCAATCAGTCAATCTTCTTTTAATGTACATTAACTCAAATGCTTATATTAATAGAAATAATTTAACATGACTAGTTGCCTGCCCCTAATTTTATGTAGTcaaatgtagacgaaacgcgcgtctgaggAACCATATTACAACCCAACCTATGTGAAGATGCCAGTACTGGTGTCCGTTTTGTCACCAGTCCTCTAGTAAGAGGTTTTGTGTTTACATGAAATAGGATTGATgtgttctttttttctaattcgctgttgatttattaaaaaaaacttgatttttcTACTACCAGTCACAGATTGTATTCGCCGTATTTGACTCAACCTCACGGAATTTTCGACTTTTCAATGATCTTAAACTTGGTTTTCGATTGGGCCTATAGctgttttgattcgagcatcaTTGGTGAGTCATTTGTTGAAGAAACGCGAGTCTAACATACTAAATTAAAAGACTGGTATCTTTGGTGAGGTTTCTTTCTAACCAGAAATGtgaaaaaaggagatgtggtaaaatGCAAATTACACAACTACCCTTGAGGTTCAGTGAACACAGATGAGAACAATATAAGTTCATTGTACGGttttcaataatgagaaaaatccaCACACGGGCCTGGTATGAAAAATTGAGAAACAGTTCAAAATAGAAAATCTACGACTCGATTTAtattacaataataaaataataaaaaaaaacaaataggaaaGACGGTATCCAACGACAACCACGTCAGTACACTCTCGTGTCTAGGGATAGGCAAATAAAGAATGCGGTGGGGTTGAATGTGTGTTTGAACGCTCAAGCATTCAATGAAATTATGACAGTGGTGTTTTACCAATGTTATTACAACTGACCGGgcggaaaataacaaaaataccgaactccaaggaaaattcaaaacaaattcctttatcaaatggcaaaatcgaaggctcaaacacatcaaacgaacggaaaacaactatcatattccggacttagtacatgcatttccttatttagaaaattgtggattatacatgattttatagctagcttaacctctcacttgtacgacaagCGCATAAAACTGCTTCCTACACATGTTGAAGTATGGCAATTTTACATGCATATTATTTGGTATAATGAACATCCGACTATACATTATTAATGCAGAATGTTGATCCTACGGGACTATATTTCGAGCACTAACAAACAGAGGTATTTAAGATGGCTATGATATAGAAGACAATATGCTTGTCTGGCGAACAATTTTTTTCAatccttgaaataaaaaaaaaatcatttcattccAAGCAAAGTGCTTTGGAGGCACCAAATTtatagttaaatttattttcttgcACTGGGTACTTACTGGTGCTCGTGGAAAGTTAAGTCCTGCAGGGTTGTCCTCGGTATTCAAAACCCTCTGTACTGAAAGTTAAGTCCCGCAGGGTTATCATCCTCAGTATTCAAGTCCCTCTGTACTGAAAGTTAAGTCCCGCAGGGTTATCATCCTCAGTATTCAAGTCCCTCTGTACTGAAAGTTAAGTCCCGCAGGGTTATCATCCTCAGTATTCGAGTCCCTCTGTACTGAAAGTTAAGTCCCGCAGGGTTATCATCCTCAGTATTCGAGTCCCTCTGTACTGAAAGTTAAGTCCCGCAGGGTTATCATCCTCAGTATTCAAGTCCCTCTGTACTGAAAGTTAAGTCCTGCAGGGTTATCATCCTCGGTATTCAAGTCCTTCTGTACTGACTTGACAAATAACATATCCCTCTTAAATTCTGAATTGatgaatttagaaattattaagaatCTAAGGTTCTAATTCCTCAAGCAAAATTTACAAAGTGAGTTTGGCTACTCTTAATCATGTACCTCCTGGTCATATAGcttatattgttttgaaatagttATACATCCTTTACTTCCAATTTTTTGTGTTAAGGCATTCTTAAGactgtaaatccagaaaagaTCTTTAGAAGCACCAAAatcataaagtgttattttcatttggtATCCTAGATGACTTGCCATCATCGAAATTATGTCAATACCAACAGACCTTGATTTTTCTCTTCTTAATTTACTATCAGTTAACAACGGTTGCCATAATTTACTATAATATTTACTGAGAATCTTATGTGGTTCATAGTTCTGTAAAGAAATGGGTTAAGAAACATGTTAATTCTTCACTCTGTATTCAAGAATAAATACAACTATAATTTATAACACACaagattttattaaataaatatttgcattgaTAAAACTGGCGTCTTATAATCACCATAAAAAGCTTGAAAAATATAACACTTTTCAAAAGAAACCCGATATCAACTAGCTTTAAATAAATTAAGAACACAAAAATAATGTTTGGAAACTAAACATTTCAGAGCAATCCTAGCTTCAAACACAGATCAACTAATTTGTCATCAAAACTGCTGTAGTATATGCAACAcctaatatttcatataaaataagtGCATATGTCttgcaattttaaaattaatttaatatttaaccCCCCTTACTTAATCTGCCATATCGTTAGActataaataaatttttaaaggGGAAGACCTGGGGTAAAGCAAATTGATGTGTCTTCAAAGTAGATATGCCCTTTCTcttaaatttacttttaaaaactgTGTATTTTTTATGAGTTACATGCAACAAATAGTATTTAGATTTTATCATGCTGTGGTTGACTGGGGGTACCTGTCAAGATACATGAGGTTCTGAATTcggtttacagaatagaaaaaAAGGACATAAATAAAGAATAGAACAAAATGGCCTGTATTGTATGACAGCCTTAATCCTTTTAAATTAAGACCTAGTTCATACATACTTTCATATATGAATACTATCGATTAAGTGTTTGGTCCCATTATATAATACTACAGAAATTGCCTGTTCAATTTACAAAGTTTTCTTTATGAATCGAGTAACTGACCTTATCTTTCATTGTCCTATATCTACTATACGTAAGACATGTGAAGTTATAAATACATAATTGACAATTGAGAGTTTCCCTTCCTAATCTTTTTTATGTACTTATATACTTTGCACTTAAGATgatgaatttttacaaaatagcAGGTTTCCGCTTATAATTGAGCCAAGTTAATAAAATTCAACCTAGCTATGTTTCCTCCTTTAGTAGGAAACATAACCACACACATTTTGTTTGGCTTTAAATACTTCTGAATACCTATCAACataaaacaaggaattatttgaatctgaTATTATTTTGAAACCTGAAAAATTGATAAGAAATGAATAATGAAAACTAACCCAATGTAAGAGGGTTAGCCAGGGGTTAGTTATTTCTTAATGCAATATCAGTTAAATTAATTGAACCTTTGTCATGCGCACATGGCTCAACCCCTAATGTTGGGTAAGTTTTCATCAtacatttcttattatttttttcagaattgaaAACTATTCAAGattcaaataattttttgttGTCACTCTTTTTCATATAAAACCTTGTTCCTTTAAATAGACTAGTACATAATATGTGTTATCATtaagaatattaaaaataatatctaaATAAACCTGTGTATTGTGTGTAAAAACAAGCCAACTATACacaaaaacattcatttttatttacttCAAAAGCAGACACAGACTGTATACATTAAAACATACAGATAGTTTTAAGACACAAATTTCACTttgctatttttttatgtttacaaagaAAACAAAGTTGTAATGAGGATTTCATAGTTgctcaaatgataaaatatataaataatgatataataatgatttaataacaaaaaatcaacaaataatCATAACCTAGTGATTGTGTAAAACCAACcaaatgaaaagataaaaaaatgacatatgaTTAAAACACAAACCTTGCCACAAAAAGTGCAACATCTAAACAAAACtgattattaaaagaaaaagaaaaaaaaaaaaaaaaaaaaaaaaatgatttgaaacaCAAAAAGGGCCACATCTTAAAGAAGTTCATGATCTTATAcatagaacaattaaaaaaataaaatatcatttaaaaaaaagttaattgcACCTCATTGCAGAATATGGCATGTTTTCCCTTTCCCTAAAAAGATGATAAactatcaaaattcaaaatgttaaaggGGTTCCTAAAAATATGGCTAAAATAGACTtggttcgtttaattttcataaaatgttgagaaaatatttactttgacctggtgataaaaaaaaattattaagaaattcgAACCACACATGGTACAATTTACAGGAAAAATATCAGTAGATATacagcagtttgacaaaaacttattttggtcattgagaagcttaatttcTCTTAAGTAATAGTAGGGGATTAaaacattcattttattttaagagttaactcccttaggTGAACTGTACCCTTAATAAATAGTCTCCCTTTaccatcaaagggagataattcaagcTGTCAATGCCCATAATCTCCTGATAACTTTGTTCTTGTAGATTTTATCTTCAAATGCTATGTAAATCCTGGTTAAACATAAACTGTAACTACCCCTTAGAGATTCCTTAACCTTGCCAATATC includes:
- the LOC143066811 gene encoding trans-L-3-hydroxyproline dehydratase-like — translated: MHNEGYGPMCGDATMSLGRYLVDKGIVRNPTIPQTVVKIQCPCGLVEVKVQNDGKKTGAVSFLSVPSFLYEKDVSVNVPEFGQIFVDIAYGGGFYAIVPSSQFNLENDCSSAKMKEVSGKLLCELRTHYKVIHPENSDANISYIYGIIVTDGKDGHNEEVTTNFTLYADNAVGRAPCGSGSCARIAQQYGRGLIKLDQTRVFESRTGGKYRATPVKAVKCEHFDAVVVEVSGNGHYTGTSSFSLEEDDEIGKGFFMS